One Novosphingobium sp. G106 DNA segment encodes these proteins:
- a CDS encoding N-acetylmuramoyl-L-alanine amidase, with the protein MPRPIQLALLLAAPLALIGAMVAADRLLAVPSRGYDYVERIVLPPAAHEVGLPEIKGPLDASRPLVVIDAGHGGYDPGAGTEPLIEKNLTLGLAKALRDELLERGGIRVALTRDDDRFLLLPERSGIARRLNADLFISIHADSVESNDQARGASVYTLSERGTSETAARLAAQENRADTINGVQLAGTSDAVSAILVDLSQRETQAKSQQFARLILREISGQMKLHDREVQSAAFVVLKTPDMPSVLFESGYVSNPDDAAMLASAEGRATFAKLTAQAIRAYFARQSNQ; encoded by the coding sequence ATGCCGCGTCCGATCCAGCTTGCCTTGCTCCTCGCTGCGCCGCTGGCGCTGATCGGTGCAATGGTTGCGGCGGACCGCCTGCTTGCTGTGCCTAGCCGCGGCTATGATTATGTCGAGCGGATCGTGCTGCCGCCGGCCGCGCATGAAGTCGGTCTGCCCGAAATCAAGGGGCCGCTCGATGCCAGCCGGCCGCTGGTGGTGATCGATGCCGGCCACGGCGGCTACGATCCCGGCGCGGGAACCGAGCCGCTGATCGAGAAGAACCTGACACTGGGGCTCGCCAAGGCCCTGCGCGACGAACTGCTCGAGCGCGGCGGCATCCGGGTCGCGCTAACCCGCGACGACGACCGCTTCCTGCTGCTGCCCGAGCGCTCGGGCATCGCGCGGCGGCTGAATGCCGACCTGTTCATTTCGATCCATGCCGACAGCGTCGAGAGCAATGACCAAGCTCGCGGGGCCAGCGTCTATACCCTGTCCGAGCGGGGGACGAGCGAGACGGCGGCGCGGCTCGCGGCGCAGGAAAACCGTGCCGATACGATCAACGGCGTACAGCTCGCCGGAACCAGCGATGCGGTGAGCGCGATCCTCGTCGACCTGTCGCAGCGCGAGACACAGGCCAAGTCGCAGCAGTTTGCGCGCCTGATCCTGCGGGAGATTTCGGGCCAGATGAAGCTGCACGACCGCGAGGTGCAGTCGGCCGCTTTCGTCGTGCTCAAAACGCCCGACATGCCTTCGGTACTGTTCGAAAGCGGCTACGTGAGCAATCCCGACGATGCGGCGATGCTCGCCTCGGCCGAAGGTCGCGCCACTTTCGCCAAGCTGACCGCCCAGGCGATCCGTGCTTATTTCGCGCGCCAGTCGAACCAGTAA
- a CDS encoding AMP-binding protein, whose protein sequence is MPGFHPSIHARTKPDQPAMVIADTGEVLTYRELDEGSNRFAHLLRSLGLSAGDRIGVMLRNSLTFPIVYWGATRCGVFITLLSTHLKPAEASYILGDSGSRVVVLSASLGETPRALAADASELIPGVEKIYYAGDEAIAGAEPLLAALAPMPTTPVADEISGFHMIYSSGTTGRPKGIVLPFKPGPIDEFNVLEGGGAIEEGVPPPVVFNAGPLYHGMPLSCMIVPQRLGGTAVNLSKFDAEAVLKAIETWKVTEAQFVPTMFVRLLALPEDVRRKYDLSSLKKVIHAAAPCPVEIKRRMIEWLGPIIYEYYSSTEGVGVTGITSEEWLRKPGSVGKSGLGPIHICDEDGRELAPNEPGLIYFEVPEGRAVNYLNDGEKTKRASHPEHANWFSVGDIGRLDEDGYLFLTDRKDFMIISGGVNIYPQAIEDCLIVHPKVLDAAVIGVADPEFGEAVKAIIQPKVWADAGPALEAELRDWVSTRISRLTQPRTYEFVEELPRIPSGKLAKHELRKLYGSPVAIV, encoded by the coding sequence ATGCCCGGTTTCCACCCCTCGATTCATGCGCGGACCAAGCCCGACCAACCGGCCATGGTCATCGCCGATACCGGCGAAGTGCTGACCTACCGCGAACTCGACGAGGGCTCGAACCGCTTCGCTCACCTGCTCCGCTCGCTGGGGCTTAGTGCGGGCGATCGGATAGGCGTGATGCTGCGCAATTCGCTGACTTTCCCGATCGTCTACTGGGGCGCGACACGCTGCGGCGTGTTCATCACGCTGCTCTCGACCCACCTGAAGCCGGCCGAGGCGTCCTATATCCTCGGCGATTCCGGTTCGCGCGTAGTCGTGCTGTCGGCTTCGCTGGGTGAGACGCCGCGTGCGCTGGCAGCCGATGCGAGTGAGCTGATTCCGGGCGTAGAGAAGATCTACTACGCCGGCGACGAGGCCATTGCCGGCGCGGAGCCGCTTCTGGCTGCGCTGGCGCCGATGCCGACAACGCCGGTGGCGGACGAGATCTCCGGCTTCCACATGATCTATTCGAGTGGGACGACAGGCCGACCCAAGGGCATCGTCCTGCCGTTCAAGCCGGGGCCGATCGACGAGTTCAACGTGCTCGAAGGCGGCGGCGCGATCGAAGAAGGCGTGCCGCCGCCCGTCGTGTTCAACGCGGGGCCGCTCTACCACGGCATGCCGCTGTCCTGCATGATCGTGCCGCAGCGGCTCGGCGGCACCGCGGTCAACCTGTCGAAGTTCGATGCCGAGGCCGTGCTCAAGGCGATCGAGACCTGGAAGGTCACCGAGGCGCAGTTCGTGCCCACCATGTTCGTCCGGTTGCTGGCGCTGCCCGAGGATGTCCGGCGCAAGTACGACCTGTCCTCGCTCAAGAAAGTGATCCATGCCGCGGCGCCGTGCCCGGTTGAGATCAAGCGGCGGATGATCGAATGGCTGGGGCCGATCATCTACGAATACTATTCGAGCACCGAGGGCGTCGGCGTCACCGGCATCACCTCGGAGGAATGGCTGCGGAAGCCGGGCTCGGTGGGCAAGTCGGGCCTCGGTCCGATCCACATCTGCGACGAGGATGGCCGCGAACTGGCCCCCAACGAGCCGGGCCTGATCTATTTCGAGGTGCCCGAAGGCCGCGCGGTCAACTACCTCAACGATGGCGAGAAGACCAAGCGCGCCTCGCATCCCGAGCATGCCAACTGGTTCAGCGTCGGCGACATCGGCCGGCTCGATGAGGACGGCTATCTTTTCCTCACCGACCGCAAGGACTTCATGATCATATCGGGCGGGGTGAACATCTATCCGCAGGCGATCGAGGACTGCCTTATTGTCCATCCCAAGGTGCTCGACGCGGCGGTGATTGGCGTCGCCGACCCGGAATTTGGCGAGGCCGTGAAGGCGATCATCCAACCCAAGGTCTGGGCCGACGCAGGCCCGGCGCTCGAAGCCGAGTTGCGCGACTGGGTGTCCACGCGCATCTCCAGGCTGACCCAGCCCAGGACCTATGAATTCGTCGAAGAATTGCCACGTATCCCATCGGGAAAGCTGGCCAAGCATGAGCTGCGCAAGCTATACGGGAGCCCGGTCGCGATCGTATAA
- a CDS encoding class I SAM-dependent methyltransferase — protein sequence MGFGNWWDQTVVPRIIKLGCATEDIMALRRDVVPQAQGAVFELGCGGGINQRLYDAGRVVSFAGLDPSGKGLDYAREAAAKKGWQADIRQGFGEAIPFEDESFDTVVCTFTLCSVADQAQTLAELRRVLRPGGTFLYAEHGRSPDVKIARRQERVDPLWKRVFGGCHLSRPVTSAIEAAGFTAAPVGQRYMKDKPSMAGWLEWGVAVKA from the coding sequence ATGGGTTTCGGCAACTGGTGGGACCAGACCGTGGTGCCGCGCATCATCAAGCTGGGCTGCGCGACCGAGGACATCATGGCGCTGCGCCGCGACGTGGTGCCGCAGGCGCAGGGCGCGGTTTTCGAGCTCGGCTGCGGCGGCGGGATCAACCAGCGGCTTTACGACGCGGGCCGGGTGGTCAGCTTTGCCGGGCTGGATCCCTCGGGCAAGGGGCTCGACTATGCGCGCGAGGCCGCGGCGAAGAAGGGCTGGCAAGCGGACATACGCCAGGGTTTCGGCGAGGCGATACCCTTCGAGGACGAGAGCTTCGACACCGTGGTCTGCACCTTCACGCTGTGCTCGGTGGCCGACCAGGCGCAGACGCTGGCCGAACTGCGCCGCGTGCTGCGGCCGGGCGGGACTTTCCTCTACGCCGAGCACGGGCGCTCGCCGGACGTGAAGATCGCGCGGCGGCAGGAACGGGTCGATCCGTTGTGGAAGCGCGTCTTCGGCGGTTGTCACCTCTCGCGCCCGGTGACTTCGGCGATCGAAGCGGCCGGCTTTACCGCCGCGCCGGTCGGCCAGCGCTACATGAAGGACAAGCCGAGCATGGCCGGTTGGCTCGAATGGGGCGTGGCGGTGAAGGCCTGA
- a CDS encoding carboxymuconolactone decarboxylase family protein, translating into MPQIREDQFTDDTRAFFGQWVGGIFKDADKNPVLRTFAHHPVLANAFSPLNIHLLGPNNTLPVKLRQIAIMRVAWITKATYMWSSHLNTSKSCGLTDEFYAPVQRGADDPYFTPLEATVIRAAEELVRDHKISDENWTLLSAEWTEQQLLDFMFTVGCYTMIAGVMNSTGAERQDDLLELAAQYGQP; encoded by the coding sequence ATGCCGCAGATCCGTGAGGACCAGTTCACCGACGATACTCGCGCCTTCTTCGGCCAGTGGGTCGGCGGCATCTTCAAGGATGCCGACAAGAACCCCGTGCTGCGCACTTTCGCGCACCATCCGGTACTGGCCAACGCCTTCTCGCCGCTCAACATCCACCTGCTCGGCCCGAACAACACGCTGCCGGTGAAGCTGCGCCAGATCGCGATCATGCGTGTCGCCTGGATCACCAAGGCGACCTACATGTGGTCGAGCCATCTCAACACGAGCAAGAGCTGCGGCCTGACCGACGAGTTCTATGCCCCCGTCCAGCGCGGCGCGGACGATCCCTATTTCACGCCGCTGGAAGCCACGGTGATCCGCGCCGCCGAAGAGCTGGTGCGGGACCATAAGATCAGCGACGAGAACTGGACACTGCTCAGCGCCGAATGGACCGAGCAGCAATTGCTCGACTTCATGTTCACCGTCGGCTGTTACACGATGATAGCCGGCGTGATGAACTCGACCGGGGCCGAAAGGCAGGACGACCTGCTCGAACTGGCCGCGCAATACGGCCAGCCTTAG
- a CDS encoding penicillin-binding protein 1A, with amino-acid sequence MSDSASPESENLNYRIRREASGAWSRLRGLWRERRWFRALGYAFVAFVLLIVGVWFFVARDLPSADKLLDYQPPLPTIVRGIDGQIVYSYARERRVQLRFVDFPKQLTDAFLSAEDKTFWTHGGVDYPGLAGAVVDYVSKMGSGQRAKGGSTITQQVAKNILIGNEYSIGRKLKEMILARRIESTLTKQQILELYLNEIPLGRQSFGVQAAARAYFGKDVGDLTLNQAAFLAILPKAPETYGRAKNVDAAINRRNYVLDQMEKNGWASADAVAQAKAEPLGLIPRRVETYDSSLGYFVEEVRRQLIQKYGEKAEQGPNSVYAGGLWVRTSVDPELQKAAQDSLRAGLLRYHGGMGFRGPIDHINVDPDKWQTQLITLNKSITYQDWRVGVVIERSGSSARIGFPDGKSGPLVSLPDSLRAGDVIAAAPVGGDTYAVKIIPEVSGGMLVESPTNGRILAMQGGFDSGLASFNRATQALRQPGSTIKPFVYATALDVGMTPATMVLDGTFCVYQGTAGQKCFRNFGGEGGSGNHTMRWGLEQSRNLMTVRLANDSGMENVTKTFARVGIGKYQNYLSFALGAGETTVMQMVNAYSALANNGVQYPSSVIDYVQDRNGKVIFRADNRRCDRCNMTQWDGKPMPRFEPRGKQVLDPRTAYQVVHMLEGVITRGTAVVLRDLNMPLFGKTGTTSGPTNVWFVGGSQKYVAGVYLGYDQPRSLGGYAQGGRVAAPIFKQFVQTTRPRWSDLPFVAPEGIRMVRIDRVTGKRVFGAEPGTDPKAGVIWEAFKPDTEPTRTTRADDLAKQRDALFAAIARGKQARQQHEAGASGSAETRDFAEEQGGVY; translated from the coding sequence ATGTCTGACTCCGCGTCGCCCGAGAGCGAGAACCTGAACTACCGCATCCGCCGCGAAGCGAGCGGCGCCTGGTCGCGATTGCGCGGTCTCTGGCGCGAAAGGCGCTGGTTCCGTGCACTGGGCTATGCCTTCGTGGCCTTCGTGCTGCTGATCGTCGGTGTGTGGTTCTTCGTTGCGCGCGATCTGCCTTCGGCCGACAAGCTGCTCGACTACCAGCCGCCGCTGCCCACCATTGTCCGCGGTATCGACGGCCAGATCGTCTATTCCTATGCCCGCGAGCGCCGCGTCCAGCTGCGCTTCGTCGATTTTCCCAAACAGCTCACCGACGCCTTCCTCTCGGCCGAGGACAAGACGTTCTGGACTCATGGCGGGGTAGACTATCCGGGCCTCGCCGGCGCCGTGGTCGACTATGTCTCGAAGATGGGCTCCGGCCAGCGCGCCAAGGGCGGCTCGACGATCACCCAGCAGGTCGCCAAGAATATCCTGATCGGCAACGAATATTCGATCGGCCGCAAGCTCAAGGAAATGATCCTCGCGCGGCGTATCGAGAGTACGCTGACCAAGCAGCAGATCCTCGAACTCTATCTCAACGAGATTCCGCTCGGTCGGCAGAGCTTCGGCGTCCAGGCCGCGGCGCGGGCCTATTTCGGCAAGGACGTCGGCGACCTGACGCTCAACCAGGCCGCCTTCCTCGCGATCCTGCCCAAGGCGCCTGAGACCTACGGCCGCGCCAAGAACGTCGATGCCGCGATTAATCGGCGCAATTACGTGCTCGACCAGATGGAGAAGAACGGCTGGGCCAGTGCCGATGCCGTTGCCCAAGCCAAGGCCGAGCCGTTGGGTCTGATCCCGCGCCGCGTCGAGACCTACGATTCCTCGCTCGGCTACTTCGTCGAGGAAGTTCGCCGCCAGCTCATCCAGAAATATGGCGAGAAGGCCGAGCAGGGGCCGAACAGCGTCTATGCCGGCGGCCTCTGGGTGCGCACTTCGGTCGATCCGGAACTGCAGAAGGCGGCGCAGGATTCGCTGCGAGCCGGGCTGCTGCGCTACCACGGCGGCATGGGCTTCCGCGGCCCGATCGACCATATCAACGTCGATCCCGACAAGTGGCAGACCCAGCTGATCACGCTCAACAAGAGCATCACCTATCAGGACTGGCGCGTCGGCGTGGTGATCGAGCGGAGCGGCTCGAGCGCACGCATCGGCTTCCCCGACGGCAAGAGCGGTCCGCTGGTCTCGCTGCCCGACAGCCTGCGCGCCGGCGACGTGATCGCCGCGGCGCCCGTCGGCGGCGATACCTATGCGGTGAAGATCATTCCCGAGGTCTCGGGCGGCATGCTTGTCGAGAGCCCGACGAACGGCCGGATCCTGGCGATGCAGGGCGGTTTCGATTCCGGTCTCGCCTCGTTCAACCGCGCGACCCAGGCGCTGCGCCAGCCGGGTTCGACGATCAAGCCGTTCGTCTACGCCACGGCGCTCGACGTGGGCATGACCCCGGCGACGATGGTGCTCGACGGCACCTTCTGCGTCTATCAGGGCACGGCCGGTCAGAAATGCTTCCGCAACTTCGGCGGCGAAGGTGGCAGCGGCAACCACACGATGCGCTGGGGCCTCGAGCAGTCGCGCAACCTGATGACCGTGCGCCTCGCCAACGACAGCGGCATGGAGAACGTCACCAAGACCTTCGCCCGCGTCGGCATCGGCAAGTACCAGAACTATCTGTCGTTCGCGCTGGGCGCGGGCGAGACCACCGTGATGCAGATGGTCAATGCCTATTCGGCGCTGGCCAACAACGGCGTCCAGTATCCGTCCTCGGTCATCGACTATGTCCAGGACCGCAACGGCAAGGTGATCTTCCGCGCCGACAACCGCCGCTGCGACCGCTGCAACATGACGCAGTGGGATGGCAAGCCGATGCCCCGCTTCGAACCGCGCGGCAAGCAGGTGCTCGATCCGCGCACGGCCTATCAGGTCGTGCACATGCTTGAGGGCGTGATTACCCGTGGTACCGCCGTCGTGCTGCGCGATCTCAACATGCCGTTGTTCGGCAAGACCGGTACGACCAGCGGGCCGACCAACGTCTGGTTCGTCGGCGGGTCGCAGAAGTATGTCGCGGGGGTCTATCTCGGCTACGATCAGCCGCGCTCGCTCGGCGGCTATGCCCAGGGTGGCCGCGTCGCGGCGCCGATATTCAAGCAATTCGTCCAGACGACGCGTCCGCGCTGGAGCGACCTGCCTTTCGTCGCGCCCGAAGGCATCCGCATGGTCCGCATCGACCGCGTCACCGGCAAGCGCGTGTTCGGCGCCGAGCCGGGTACCGATCCCAAAGCCGGTGTCATCTGGGAAGCCTTCAAGCCCGACACCGAGCCTACGCGGACCACGCGCGCCGATGATCTCGCCAAGCAGCGTGACGCGCTCTTCGCGGCAATCGCGCGCGGCAAGCAGGCGCGCCAGCAGCACGAGGCAGGCGCATCGGGAAGCGCCGAAACACGCGATTTCGCGGAGGAGCAGGGCGGCGTCTACTGA
- a CDS encoding ribonuclease E/G has product MTTRMLIDARHQEETRVAVLKGNRIEEFDFESADRKQIKGNIYLAKVTRVEPSLQAAFVDFGGNRHGFLAFSEIHPDYYQIPKEDREALLAEEAAHAEEEAALRAADEGDEDFADENGDGLHDDFAGEENVTEIDTSEKDQIATIEGGHVENGFEYSEEEREESADTAEEGEGSEGGDDRQRRGRRRQGGRGNRSKEADDLRAKRMALRRRYKIQDVIQRRQVLLVQVVKEERGNKGAALTTYLSLAGRYCVLMPNSSHGGGISRKINSAADRKRLKAIISEMALPKSMGCIVRTAGLARTKPEIKRDFDYLARLWDEIRENTMKSSAPALIHSDSDLIKRAIRDIYNRDVEEVVVEGEYGYRAAREFMKLLMPSHARRVKAYVDPVPLFQRYGAEDQLTAMYDPVVQLKSGGYIVINPTEALVSIDINSGRSTKEHGIEATAVSTNIEAAREIARQLRLRDMAGLVVIDFIDMEYGSNVRKVEKAMKDALKNDRARLQIGRISSFGLMEMSRQRLRTGVLEATTRMCPHCDGTGLVRTASSAGLSALRLIEDEAAKGRGSVITLFASTEAAVYLLNAKRSDLAEIEARYGVRVEVIPEGENEGAKMRVASSGPRPEFVPRFEPIVELYEDDEDLPEEDEELEEEEEAEESRAPRSSGSGEGDGEGRRKRRKRRRGGRRDQQGDAPAGEGAEASEGSEGYEDGDEGEETEAQGDEPRGDDASEESEGQRKRRRRGRRRRGGRNRAEGGQDEAGEGEAHGETADGDAEAPVEALAEAEPAEAAEEAPAKPKRSRRKKADVEAEAVAEAPAEVVAEVAAEEPAAKPKRARRKKADVEAEAVAEAPVEAPVAEVAEAEPAAKPKRTRRKKADVEAEAVVTEAAEPVAGGDVAVAEAPVAAQAEAQPANGDGENADGTPRRGWWQRTFGN; this is encoded by the coding sequence ATGACAACGCGCATGCTAATCGATGCGCGCCACCAGGAAGAAACCCGGGTGGCGGTCCTCAAGGGCAACCGTATTGAGGAATTCGACTTTGAATCTGCCGATCGCAAGCAGATCAAGGGTAATATCTATCTCGCCAAGGTAACCAGGGTCGAACCCTCGCTGCAGGCGGCTTTCGTCGATTTCGGCGGCAATCGTCACGGTTTCCTGGCGTTCAGCGAAATCCATCCCGACTATTACCAGATCCCCAAGGAGGATCGCGAGGCGCTGCTGGCTGAAGAAGCCGCGCACGCCGAAGAAGAAGCCGCGCTACGCGCCGCCGACGAAGGCGACGAGGACTTCGCCGACGAGAACGGCGACGGCCTGCATGACGACTTCGCCGGCGAAGAGAACGTCACCGAGATCGACACGTCCGAAAAGGACCAGATCGCCACGATCGAAGGCGGCCATGTCGAGAACGGCTTCGAATATTCGGAAGAAGAGCGCGAGGAATCCGCGGACACCGCTGAAGAAGGCGAAGGCAGCGAAGGTGGCGACGATCGCCAGCGTCGCGGGCGCCGCCGCCAGGGTGGCCGCGGCAACCGTTCGAAGGAAGCCGACGATCTGCGCGCCAAGCGCATGGCGCTGCGCCGCCGCTACAAGATCCAGGACGTCATCCAGCGCCGCCAGGTGCTGCTGGTCCAGGTCGTCAAGGAAGAGCGCGGCAACAAGGGCGCTGCCCTCACCACCTACCTGTCGCTCGCCGGCCGCTACTGCGTGCTCATGCCGAATTCGAGCCACGGCGGCGGCATCAGCCGCAAGATCAACTCGGCCGCGGACCGCAAGCGCCTCAAGGCGATCATTTCCGAGATGGCGCTGCCCAAGTCGATGGGCTGCATCGTCCGCACCGCCGGCCTCGCGCGCACCAAGCCCGAGATCAAGCGTGACTTCGACTATCTCGCCCGCCTGTGGGACGAGATCCGCGAGAACACGATGAAGTCGTCGGCGCCGGCGCTGATCCATTCGGACAGCGACCTGATCAAGCGCGCGATCCGCGACATCTACAACCGCGACGTCGAGGAAGTCGTCGTCGAGGGCGAGTACGGCTACCGCGCCGCGCGAGAATTCATGAAGCTGCTGATGCCCAGCCACGCGCGCCGGGTGAAGGCCTATGTCGATCCGGTGCCGCTGTTCCAGCGCTATGGCGCCGAGGACCAGTTGACCGCGATGTACGATCCGGTCGTGCAGCTGAAGTCGGGCGGCTACATCGTCATCAACCCGACCGAGGCGCTGGTCTCGATCGACATCAACTCGGGCCGCTCGACCAAGGAGCACGGCATCGAGGCGACCGCGGTCAGCACCAATATCGAAGCCGCGCGCGAGATCGCCCGCCAGCTGCGCCTGCGCGACATGGCCGGCCTCGTCGTCATCGACTTCATCGACATGGAATACGGATCGAACGTCCGTAAGGTCGAGAAGGCGATGAAGGACGCGCTCAAGAACGATCGCGCCCGCTTGCAGATCGGCCGCATCTCCAGCTTCGGCCTGATGGAGATGAGCCGCCAGCGCCTGCGCACCGGCGTGCTCGAAGCGACCACGCGCATGTGCCCGCACTGCGACGGCACGGGCCTGGTCCGCACGGCCAGCTCGGCCGGCCTGTCCGCGCTGCGCCTGATCGAGGACGAAGCGGCCAAGGGCCGCGGCAGCGTGATCACGCTCTTCGCCAGCACCGAGGCGGCGGTCTATCTGCTCAATGCCAAGCGCTCCGACCTCGCCGAGATCGAAGCCCGCTATGGCGTGCGCGTCGAAGTGATACCCGAGGGCGAGAACGAAGGCGCCAAGATGCGCGTCGCCTCGTCTGGCCCGCGCCCCGAATTCGTGCCGCGCTTCGAGCCGATCGTCGAACTCTACGAGGACGACGAGGACCTGCCCGAAGAGGACGAGGAACTCGAGGAAGAAGAGGAAGCAGAAGAGTCGCGCGCGCCGCGCAGCAGCGGCAGTGGCGAAGGTGACGGCGAAGGCCGTCGCAAGCGCCGCAAGCGCCGCCGTGGCGGCCGCCGCGACCAGCAGGGCGATGCGCCGGCCGGCGAAGGCGCCGAAGCCTCGGAAGGTTCTGAAGGCTACGAGGACGGTGACGAAGGCGAAGAGACCGAAGCCCAGGGCGACGAGCCCCGCGGCGACGATGCCAGCGAGGAAAGCGAAGGCCAGCGCAAGCGCCGCCGTCGCGGCCGTCGCCGGCGTGGTGGTCGCAACAGGGCCGAGGGTGGCCAGGACGAGGCCGGCGAAGGCGAAGCCCACGGCGAGACCGCGGATGGCGATGCCGAAGCTCCGGTCGAGGCCCTGGCAGAAGCCGAGCCCGCGGAAGCCGCCGAGGAAGCGCCGGCCAAGCCCAAGCGCTCGCGCCGCAAGAAGGCCGACGTCGAAGCAGAGGCCGTGGCCGAGGCTCCGGCCGAAGTGGTCGCCGAGGTCGCTGCGGAAGAACCCGCCGCCAAGCCCAAGCGCGCCCGCCGCAAGAAGGCCGACGTCGAGGCTGAGGCCGTTGCCGAAGCTCCGGTCGAAGCGCCCGTCGCCGAGGTCGCGGAAGCGGAACCCGCAGCCAAGCCGAAGCGCACGCGCCGCAAGAAGGCCGATGTCGAGGCTGAAGCCGTCGTGACAGAGGCCGCCGAACCCGTCGCCGGAGGCGACGTCGCGGTTGCCGAGGCACCGGTGGCAGCGCAAGCCGAAGCCCAGCCCGCCAACGGCGACGGCGAAAACGCCGACGGCACGCCGCGCCGCGGTTGGTGGCAGCGCACCTTCGGCAACTGA
- a CDS encoding MarR family winged helix-turn-helix transcriptional regulator, which yields MGPRHSFWGVLGPAEAARFGAGTRASRGGINPSAGAAESESQAKVRELIVILGEANRIAGRCTQIFSRVREDCGLTGIETLTLIAIAHAPTPPTVPQIGRSLGHPRQVIQRAVRVLEDEGLVQPLPNPGHKRAALLAATAKGRALGQTVDAQAAEVIAGIAEGLDLDLGMLGAMSEGLLALRDRIDEHISDKND from the coding sequence TTGGGACCGAGGCATAGCTTCTGGGGGGTACTTGGGCCGGCAGAGGCGGCCAGATTCGGCGCCGGCACGCGGGCATCGCGGGGCGGGATCAACCCCAGCGCGGGTGCTGCCGAGAGCGAATCCCAGGCCAAGGTCAGGGAGTTGATCGTCATTCTGGGCGAGGCGAACCGCATCGCCGGGCGCTGCACGCAGATTTTCTCGCGGGTCCGCGAGGATTGCGGGCTGACCGGGATCGAAACGCTGACGCTGATCGCCATCGCCCATGCTCCCACGCCGCCGACGGTTCCGCAGATCGGCCGCTCGCTCGGCCACCCGCGCCAGGTGATCCAGCGCGCGGTGCGCGTGCTCGAGGATGAGGGGCTGGTGCAGCCGCTGCCCAATCCCGGCCACAAGCGCGCGGCGCTGCTGGCTGCGACCGCGAAAGGCCGCGCGCTCGGCCAGACGGTCGATGCCCAGGCGGCCGAAGTGATCGCCGGCATAGCCGAGGGGCTCGACCTCGATCTCGGCATGCTCGGCGCAATGAGCGAAGGCCTGCTCGCGTTGCGCGACCGGATCGACGAGCACATCTCCGACAAGAACGACTGA